Proteins encoded in a region of the Orcinus orca chromosome X, mOrcOrc1.1, whole genome shotgun sequence genome:
- the ASB9 gene encoding ankyrin repeat and SOCS box protein 9 isoform X1: protein MDGEPRGSNGSKPPRLGDSPDVRLLSNPLMGDTVSDWSPVHEAAIHGRLLSLRNLISQGWLVNLVTADRVSPLHEACLGGHPSCANILLKHGAQVNGVTTDWHTPLFNACVSGSLDCVNLLLQHGASPHPESDLASPMHEAAKRGHVECIESLVAHGGDVDRNISHLGTPLYLACENLQVACAKKLLESGASVNQGRGLDSPLHAVARVSSGELACLLMDFGADTQARDAEGHRPLELVPPESPLSQLFLQREGPPSLMQLCRLRIWKCFGIKQHHKITGLSLPEELKWFLLHI, encoded by the exons ATGGATGGTGAACCACGGGGCAGCAACGGCAGTAAGCCCCCGAGGCTGGGAGACTCTCCGGACGTCAGGCTCCTTTCCAACCCATTGATGGGGG ATACCGTGTCTGATTGGTCTCCTGTGCATGAAGCAGCCATTCATGGACGTCTGCTGTCTTTGAGGAACCTCATCAGCCAG GGGTGGCTCGTGAACCTCGTCACGGCAGATCGTGTGTCCCCGCTCCATGAAGCCTGTCTCGGAGGTCATCCCTCCTGTGCAAACATTTTATTAAAGCATGGAGCTCAG GTGAACGGTGTTACCACAGACTGGCACACTCCCTTGTTTAATGCTTGTGTCAGCGGCAGCCTGGACTGTGTGAATTTGCTTCTGCAGCATGGAGCCAGTCCCCACCCTGAGAGTGATCTGGCGTCCCCCATGCACGAAGCTGCTAAGAGAG GCCACGTGGAGTGCATTGAGTCTCTTGTGGCTCATGGGGGCGACGTTGACCGTAACATCAGCCACCTGGGCACACCGTTATATTTGGCTTGTGAAAATCTGCAGGTGGCCTGTGCCAAGAAGCTTCTGGAATCag GAGCGAGCGTGAACCAAGGCCGGGGGCTGGATTCCCCTCTGCACGCGGTGGCCAGGGTGTCCAGTGGCGAGCTGGCCTGCCTGCTCATGGACTTTGGAGCAGACACCCAGGCCAGGGATGCTGAAGGCCACCGTCCCTTGGAGCTGGTGCCTCCAGAGAGCCCCCTGAGCCAGCTCTTCTTGCAGAGAGAAG GGCCCCCTTCTTTGATGCAGTTATGCCGCCTTAGAATTTGGAAGTGCTTTGGGATCAAGCAGCATCATAAGATCACCGGACTCAGCCTCCCTGAGGAGCTGAAATGGTTTCTCCTCCACATTTAA
- the ASB9 gene encoding ankyrin repeat and SOCS box protein 9 isoform X2: protein MDGEPRGSNGSKPPRLGDSPDVRLLSNPLMGDTVSDWSPVHEAAIHGRLLSLRNLISQGWLVNLVTADRVSPLHEACLGGHPSCANILLKHGAQVNGVTTDWHTPLFNACVSGSLDCVNLLLQHGASPHPESDLASPMHEAAKRGHVECIESLVAHGGDVDRNISHLGTPLYLACENLQVACAKKLLESGASVNQGRGLDSPLHAVARVSSGELACLLMDFGADTQARDAEGHRPLELVPPESPLSQLFLQREGASPLPESKP, encoded by the exons ATGGATGGTGAACCACGGGGCAGCAACGGCAGTAAGCCCCCGAGGCTGGGAGACTCTCCGGACGTCAGGCTCCTTTCCAACCCATTGATGGGGG ATACCGTGTCTGATTGGTCTCCTGTGCATGAAGCAGCCATTCATGGACGTCTGCTGTCTTTGAGGAACCTCATCAGCCAG GGGTGGCTCGTGAACCTCGTCACGGCAGATCGTGTGTCCCCGCTCCATGAAGCCTGTCTCGGAGGTCATCCCTCCTGTGCAAACATTTTATTAAAGCATGGAGCTCAG GTGAACGGTGTTACCACAGACTGGCACACTCCCTTGTTTAATGCTTGTGTCAGCGGCAGCCTGGACTGTGTGAATTTGCTTCTGCAGCATGGAGCCAGTCCCCACCCTGAGAGTGATCTGGCGTCCCCCATGCACGAAGCTGCTAAGAGAG GCCACGTGGAGTGCATTGAGTCTCTTGTGGCTCATGGGGGCGACGTTGACCGTAACATCAGCCACCTGGGCACACCGTTATATTTGGCTTGTGAAAATCTGCAGGTGGCCTGTGCCAAGAAGCTTCTGGAATCag GAGCGAGCGTGAACCAAGGCCGGGGGCTGGATTCCCCTCTGCACGCGGTGGCCAGGGTGTCCAGTGGCGAGCTGGCCTGCCTGCTCATGGACTTTGGAGCAGACACCCAGGCCAGGGATGCTGAAGGCCACCGTCCCTTGGAGCTGGTGCCTCCAGAGAGCCCCCTGAGCCAGCTCTTCTTGCAGAGAGAAGGTGCTTCTCCTTTGCCTGAATCTAAGCCCTAA